A window of Amycolatopsis australiensis contains these coding sequences:
- a CDS encoding aldehyde dehydrogenase family protein, whose product MAEYPDGLPVGAGWVSAVDTQEIVFPYDGSVVGHAPVGTPELATRAVDEAVAVAREVASLPSRTRRSLLNDVASALRERRAEFENLLVLETGKPLVDCRVEVARTIVTWEAAAEEVSRLHGETVPLDLLPSGDGLVGFWKRKPIGVVVGIAGFNYPLLLASHKIAPAIAAGCPVIVKPAPQTPLATLWLVHLVRSVAPVPAMVQLVTGDAAVGAALTTDRRIGAVSFTGSAAVGHRIARDAAPTKTLLELGSNAALVVADDADPDAAVDAVLRGGFYASGQACISVQRVLVVSSVAEEFTDRLLARLDEVVVGDPRDEKTRVSALIDPASTDRVAAWIEKSGARRVGGGVDGTVLRPTVLLDVPDGVEVWDEEIFGPVVCLRTVSDVDEAFAAVNASRYGLHASVYTRSLDTAFRALDELEVGGVVINEVPGFRSDTMPYGGVKDSGIGREGPRFAVEELTVTRMAVLRP is encoded by the coding sequence ATGGCTGAGTATCCGGACGGCCTGCCGGTCGGCGCCGGCTGGGTGTCTGCTGTGGACACGCAAGAAATCGTTTTCCCCTACGACGGGAGCGTGGTCGGCCACGCGCCGGTCGGCACGCCCGAACTGGCTACGCGCGCTGTGGACGAAGCTGTCGCCGTGGCGCGGGAAGTGGCTTCGCTGCCTTCGCGGACTCGGCGTTCCCTGCTCAACGACGTCGCTTCGGCGTTGCGGGAACGGCGGGCGGAGTTCGAGAACCTGCTCGTGCTGGAGACGGGCAAGCCGCTGGTCGACTGCCGGGTCGAGGTCGCGCGCACCATCGTCACGTGGGAGGCCGCGGCCGAAGAGGTGTCGCGGCTGCACGGCGAGACAGTGCCGCTCGACCTCCTGCCGTCCGGCGATGGCCTGGTCGGGTTCTGGAAGCGCAAGCCGATCGGGGTGGTCGTCGGCATCGCCGGCTTCAACTACCCGCTGCTGCTCGCGTCGCACAAGATCGCGCCGGCCATCGCCGCCGGCTGCCCGGTGATCGTCAAGCCGGCCCCGCAGACGCCGCTGGCCACGCTGTGGCTCGTGCACCTGGTGCGGTCGGTGGCGCCCGTGCCCGCCATGGTCCAGCTGGTCACCGGCGACGCCGCCGTGGGCGCGGCGCTGACGACCGACCGCCGGATCGGCGCGGTGTCGTTCACCGGCTCGGCCGCGGTCGGCCACCGGATCGCCCGCGACGCGGCCCCGACGAAGACGTTGCTGGAGCTGGGTTCGAACGCCGCTTTGGTCGTCGCTGACGATGCGGATCCGGACGCCGCGGTGGATGCCGTGCTGCGCGGCGGTTTCTACGCGTCCGGCCAGGCGTGCATCTCGGTGCAACGGGTCCTGGTCGTTTCGTCGGTCGCCGAGGAGTTCACCGACCGGCTGCTGGCGCGGCTCGACGAGGTCGTCGTCGGCGACCCACGCGACGAGAAGACGCGGGTGTCGGCGTTGATCGACCCCGCTTCCACCGATCGCGTCGCCGCGTGGATCGAGAAGTCCGGCGCCCGCCGGGTCGGCGGTGGTGTCGACGGCACCGTGCTGCGCCCGACGGTCCTGCTCGACGTCCCGGACGGCGTCGAGGTCTGGGACGAGGAGATCTTCGGCCCGGTCGTCTGCCTGCGCACGGTGTCCGATGTGGACGAGGCGTTCGCCGCCGTGAACGCGTCCCGCTACGGCCTACACGCCAGCGTCTACACCCGGTCCCTCGACACGGCGTTCCGCGCGCTCGACGAGCTCGAAGTGGGCGGTGTCGTGATCAACGAGGTGCCCGGCTTCCGCTCGGACACCATGCCGTACGGCGGTGTCAAGGACTCCGGCATCGGCCGCGAAGGGCCGCGCTTCGCGGTCGAAGAGCTGACCGTGACGAGGATGGCGGTGCTGCGCCCGTGA
- a CDS encoding ABC transporter ATP-binding protein: MILEVRDLERRYARRDVHALRGVSFGVEAGQRFGIVGESGSGKSTLVRLLAALDRPTAGTISFQGRRIDTLPERKLGFLRSELQIVFQDPMGSLDPRMRVRDIVSEPLGRRDPERVAELLAAVGLPADAAQRYPHQFSGGQRQRISIARALAPNPSVLIADEPVSALDVSVRGQILDLLGSLVARFALTLIFVSHDLGVVRHVCDRVAVMRRGEIVELGDVAQVYDAPRHEYTRELLQAAPNLRAELARLSGGDDG, translated from the coding sequence ATGATCCTCGAAGTCCGCGACCTCGAACGCCGGTACGCCCGCCGCGACGTTCACGCGCTGCGCGGTGTCAGCTTCGGCGTCGAAGCGGGGCAGCGGTTCGGCATCGTCGGCGAGTCGGGCTCCGGCAAGTCGACGCTGGTCCGGCTGCTGGCCGCGCTCGACCGGCCGACCGCGGGCACCATCTCGTTCCAGGGACGGCGGATCGACACGCTGCCCGAGCGGAAGCTGGGGTTTCTCCGCTCCGAGCTGCAGATCGTGTTCCAGGATCCGATGGGCTCGCTCGACCCGCGGATGCGCGTGCGCGACATCGTTTCCGAGCCGCTGGGCCGGCGCGACCCCGAGCGCGTCGCCGAGCTGCTCGCCGCCGTCGGCCTGCCCGCCGACGCCGCCCAGCGCTACCCGCACCAGTTCTCCGGCGGCCAGCGGCAGCGGATCTCGATCGCCCGCGCGCTGGCGCCGAACCCGAGCGTGCTCATCGCCGATGAACCGGTCAGCGCGCTCGACGTCTCCGTGCGCGGCCAGATCCTCGACCTGCTCGGCTCGCTGGTGGCGCGGTTCGCGCTGACGCTGATCTTCGTGTCGCACGACCTCGGCGTGGTCCGGCACGTCTGCGACCGGGTCGCGGTGATGCGCCGCGGCGAGATCGTCGAGCTGGGCGACGTGGCGCAGGTCTACGACGCGCCGCGGCACGAGTACACCCGGGAGCTGCTGCAGGCCGCGCCGAACCTGCGTGCGGAGCTGGCCCGGCTGAGCGGAGGTGACGATGGCTGA
- a CDS encoding ABC transporter ATP-binding protein — MTLSVRGLSVGSLVRDVSFEIGAGERVGLIGESGSGKSLTALSVIGLLPEDLRASGSIRLHGRELLGMSEKDLSRLRGDELAMVFQEPMTALNPAMRVGRQVTEPGRIHGRRHRAEDLLDAVGLPGTARAYPHQLSGGQRQRVVLAMALANEPSLLICDEPTTALDVTVQAQILSLIKTSLPAESALLFITHDLAVVASVCERVLVMLDGEIVEAGSTREVLTSPKHEYTRKLLDASDLEARR; from the coding sequence ATGACGCTCTCGGTGCGTGGCCTCAGCGTGGGCTCCCTGGTTCGTGACGTCTCCTTCGAGATCGGGGCCGGCGAGCGTGTCGGCCTGATCGGCGAGTCCGGGTCCGGGAAGTCGCTCACGGCGTTGTCGGTCATCGGCCTGCTGCCGGAGGACCTGCGCGCGTCCGGCTCGATCCGCCTGCACGGCCGCGAGCTGCTGGGAATGTCCGAAAAGGACCTGTCCCGGCTGCGCGGCGACGAGCTGGCCATGGTCTTCCAGGAGCCGATGACCGCGCTGAACCCGGCCATGCGCGTCGGCCGCCAGGTCACCGAACCGGGCCGCATCCACGGCCGCCGCCACCGCGCCGAGGATCTTCTCGACGCCGTCGGGCTGCCTGGCACGGCCCGCGCGTACCCGCACCAGCTGTCCGGCGGGCAACGGCAGCGGGTGGTCCTGGCGATGGCGCTGGCCAACGAGCCGTCGCTGCTCATCTGCGACGAGCCGACGACCGCGCTCGACGTCACCGTGCAGGCCCAGATCCTTTCGCTCATCAAGACGTCGTTGCCCGCCGAGAGCGCGTTGCTGTTCATCACGCACGACCTCGCCGTGGTCGCGTCGGTGTGCGAGCGGGTACTCGTGATGCTCGACGGCGAAATCGTCGAAGCGGGTTCGACGCGCGAAGTCCTGACGTCGCCGAAGCACGAGTACACGCGGAAGCTGCTCGACGCTTCGGACCTGGAGGCCCGTCGATGA
- a CDS encoding ABC transporter permease, with product MRNLVVGGVLVGLVVVAALLSFLWTPFDPVKVDATHRLLGFGASHWFGTDKFGRDVLSQIMVGARTTLYVGVVAVGIAAVIGTPLGVLAGMSPRWLGEFVMRVNDLVLAFPALLLAIMFGAVFGADTLTAMVAIGIATIPSFARIARSGTLQVMSTEFVLAARAGGRSRPDIAVRHVLPNISGLLIVQASVSFAIAVLAEAALSFLGFGTRPPTPSWGRMLQESQELLTVQPRLALVPGIAIAVAVLGFNLLGDGLRDRLDPRLAARV from the coding sequence ATGCGCAATCTCGTCGTCGGCGGGGTGCTCGTCGGCCTGGTCGTGGTGGCGGCGCTGCTGTCGTTCCTGTGGACGCCGTTCGACCCGGTGAAGGTCGACGCGACCCACCGGCTGCTCGGCTTCGGCGCGTCGCACTGGTTCGGCACCGACAAGTTCGGCCGGGACGTGCTCAGCCAGATCATGGTCGGCGCGCGGACCACGCTGTACGTCGGTGTGGTCGCGGTCGGGATCGCCGCGGTGATCGGGACGCCGCTGGGCGTCCTCGCGGGCATGTCGCCGCGCTGGCTCGGCGAGTTCGTCATGCGCGTCAACGATCTCGTGCTCGCCTTCCCGGCGCTGCTGCTGGCCATCATGTTCGGCGCGGTGTTCGGCGCGGACACGCTGACCGCGATGGTCGCGATCGGCATCGCGACGATCCCTTCGTTCGCGCGGATCGCCCGCTCCGGCACGCTGCAGGTGATGAGCACGGAGTTCGTGCTCGCCGCGCGGGCGGGCGGCCGGTCGCGGCCGGACATCGCGGTGCGGCACGTGCTGCCGAACATCTCGGGGCTGCTGATCGTGCAGGCGTCGGTGTCGTTCGCGATCGCTGTGCTGGCCGAAGCCGCGTTGTCGTTCCTCGGCTTCGGGACGCGGCCGCCGACGCCGTCGTGGGGCCGCATGCTGCAGGAGTCGCAGGAGCTGCTCACCGTGCAGCCGCGGCTGGCGCTCGTGCCGGGCATCGCGATCGCCGTCGCCGTGCTCGGCTTCAACCTCCTCGGCGACGGCCTGCGCGACCGGCTGGACCCCCGATTGGCGGCCCGCGTATGA
- a CDS encoding ABC transporter permease: MTAKVLRRVAIFVVSVLVASIVVFLFMAVLPGDPAQVALGVNATPELLAKTRAEFGIDRPLVTQYFDWIGGVLRGDFGRSYVTRDAIGPQLLDRLGVTLWLVGAGMLVALVIAVPAGTFAAVKHRKTAGASVSGLSQIGVAIPAFLAGIILVQIFAVQLRWLPSGGWTPPDQDAGEFLRGLVLPALSLGLVQGAVLTRYVRSAVLDTLGQDYLRTARSKGLRPGQALVRHGLRNASVPVVTVLGLQLATLLIGAVVVERVFVLPGLGSMLLDAVAARDLLTVQGIVLVLVVGVLLVNFVVDVLYTVLDPRLRGS, translated from the coding sequence ATGACCGCCAAGGTGCTGCGCCGGGTGGCGATCTTCGTGGTCAGCGTGCTGGTCGCGTCGATCGTGGTGTTCCTGTTCATGGCCGTGCTGCCGGGCGATCCGGCTCAGGTCGCGCTCGGCGTCAACGCGACACCGGAGCTGCTGGCGAAGACGCGCGCGGAGTTCGGCATCGACCGCCCGCTCGTCACGCAGTACTTCGACTGGATCGGCGGAGTGCTGCGCGGCGACTTCGGGCGCTCGTACGTGACGCGGGACGCGATCGGCCCGCAGCTGCTCGACCGTCTCGGCGTCACGCTGTGGCTGGTCGGCGCGGGCATGCTGGTGGCGCTGGTGATCGCCGTGCCGGCCGGGACGTTCGCCGCGGTGAAGCACCGGAAAACGGCGGGCGCGAGCGTTTCCGGGCTGTCGCAGATCGGCGTCGCGATCCCCGCGTTCCTCGCCGGGATCATCCTCGTGCAGATCTTCGCCGTGCAGCTGCGCTGGCTGCCGTCGGGCGGCTGGACACCGCCGGACCAGGACGCGGGCGAGTTCCTCCGCGGCCTGGTGCTGCCGGCGTTGTCGCTGGGGCTGGTGCAGGGCGCGGTGCTGACGCGGTACGTCCGGTCGGCCGTGCTCGACACGCTGGGCCAGGACTACCTGCGCACCGCGCGGTCGAAGGGCCTGCGGCCCGGGCAGGCGCTGGTGCGCCACGGCCTGCGCAACGCGTCGGTGCCGGTGGTCACCGTGCTCGGGCTGCAGCTGGCGACGCTGCTGATCGGCGCGGTCGTCGTCGAGCGCGTGTTCGTGCTGCCGGGGCTGGGTTCGATGCTGCTGGACGCCGTCGCCGCGCGTGATCTGCTGACCGTGCAGGGGATCGTGCTCGTGCTGGTGGTCGGCGTGCTGTTGGTCAACTTCGTCGTCGACGTCCTCTACACCGTGCTCGATCCCCGATTGCGAGGTTCGTGA
- a CDS encoding ABC transporter substrate-binding protein, translating into MKARITACAAALLLAVSGCSAGSSASVSAGPDTLSVGFTAEPANFDFTRTDGAAIPQALLYNVYEGLVKLDSQGRIVPLLAKSWTISPDRRTYDFQLQPGVKFSNGAPFTAEDVKFSLLRVKTDWTISIKSTMDVVDHVDVVAPDHARVVLSKPSNGWLFSLTSRLGAMFSPTGVADLANKPVGTGPYVVAARKRGDSVVLKANPAYWGRKPAYSTVVLKYIKDPTALNNALYSNGIDVISAITAPDSIPQFQADDRFQVVQGTSNSEVTLAMNNQRPPLNDVRVRRALTYAIDRKALLDTAWAGRGTLIGSMVPPTDPWYEDLSNVYPFDPARAKALLTEAGATNLNLRMRIPNLPYAVSAAQVVQSQLADVGVRATIEPLDFPAVWLKQVFTDHDYDLSIIQHVEARDITTFGKPKYYWGYDSKRVQQLLAEADSGTPEQQVADMKQVARQINTDAAADWLFLFPNVIVAKTKVGGFVRNQVSESFDLTGLAPR; encoded by the coding sequence ATGAAAGCCCGGATCACGGCGTGCGCAGCGGCCCTGCTGCTCGCGGTGTCCGGCTGCTCGGCCGGGTCGTCCGCCAGCGTTTCCGCCGGTCCGGACACGCTTTCGGTGGGGTTCACCGCCGAGCCGGCGAACTTCGACTTCACCCGCACCGACGGCGCCGCCATCCCGCAGGCGCTGCTCTACAACGTCTACGAAGGTCTGGTGAAGCTCGACTCGCAGGGCCGGATCGTGCCGCTGCTGGCGAAGTCGTGGACGATCAGCCCGGACCGCCGCACCTACGACTTCCAGCTCCAGCCGGGCGTCAAGTTCAGCAACGGCGCGCCGTTCACCGCCGAGGACGTCAAGTTTTCGCTCCTGCGCGTGAAGACCGACTGGACGATCTCGATCAAGTCGACGATGGACGTCGTCGACCACGTCGACGTCGTGGCGCCGGACCACGCGCGGGTCGTGCTCTCGAAGCCGTCCAACGGCTGGCTGTTCAGCCTGACCAGCCGGCTCGGTGCGATGTTCAGCCCGACCGGCGTCGCCGACCTGGCGAACAAGCCGGTCGGCACCGGGCCGTACGTGGTGGCGGCGCGCAAGCGCGGCGACTCCGTGGTGCTGAAGGCGAACCCGGCGTACTGGGGCCGGAAACCGGCGTACTCGACGGTGGTCCTCAAGTACATCAAGGACCCGACCGCGCTGAACAACGCCCTCTACAGCAACGGGATCGACGTCATCTCGGCGATCACCGCGCCCGACTCGATCCCGCAGTTCCAGGCCGACGACCGGTTCCAGGTCGTCCAAGGGACGTCCAACAGCGAGGTCACGCTGGCGATGAACAACCAGCGGCCGCCGTTGAACGACGTCCGCGTGCGCCGGGCCCTGACGTACGCGATCGACCGGAAGGCACTGCTGGACACGGCGTGGGCGGGCCGCGGCACGCTGATCGGCAGCATGGTCCCGCCGACCGATCCGTGGTACGAGGACCTGTCGAACGTCTACCCGTTCGACCCGGCGCGTGCGAAAGCGCTGCTGACCGAAGCCGGCGCGACGAACCTGAACCTGCGGATGCGGATCCCGAACCTGCCGTACGCGGTGTCGGCGGCGCAGGTCGTCCAGTCGCAGCTCGCCGACGTCGGCGTGCGGGCCACGATCGAGCCGCTCGACTTCCCCGCGGTGTGGCTCAAGCAGGTCTTCACCGACCACGACTACGACCTGTCGATCATCCAGCACGTCGAGGCGCGGGACATCACGACGTTCGGGAAGCCGAAGTACTACTGGGGTTACGACAGCAAGCGCGTCCAGCAGCTGCTCGCGGAAGCCGACAGCGGGACGCCGGAGCAGCAGGTCGCCGACATGAAGCAGGTGGCGCGGCAGATCAACACCGACGCGGCCGCGGACTGGCTGTTCCTGTTCCCGAACGTCATCGTGGCGAAGACGAAGGTCGGCGGGTTCGTGCGGAACCAGGTGAGCGAGTCCTTCGACCTCACCGGGCTGGCGCCGCGATGA
- a CDS encoding FadR/GntR family transcriptional regulator — MRFEPVAPVRAYERVVEQIEHAVISGELKPGERLPSERELMTQFGVGRSTIREALRVLQAAEMIRSRPGDPRGPEVLAASPAALARSMHRLARAEHVGLAELLQFRMILDGSAHLLAAELRTDDDLTGLDAALESMREGVSRGYAEFSRADVAFHEVIARISRNPLLVVSEEVVRGVVLELIEDKLEHASNRTSLMRTWLAHHAEVLDAIRSADGAGAAHLAKQALYDNYAEYVPAEQRPLLAPLLRP; from the coding sequence ATGCGGTTCGAACCGGTGGCTCCGGTCCGCGCGTACGAGCGGGTCGTCGAGCAGATCGAGCACGCCGTGATCAGCGGCGAGCTCAAGCCGGGCGAACGGCTGCCGAGCGAACGCGAGCTGATGACGCAGTTCGGCGTCGGCCGCTCGACGATCCGCGAAGCCCTGCGCGTGCTGCAGGCGGCCGAGATGATCCGCTCGCGCCCCGGTGACCCGCGCGGCCCCGAGGTACTCGCCGCCTCCCCCGCCGCGCTGGCCCGCTCGATGCACCGGCTCGCGCGCGCGGAGCACGTCGGGCTCGCGGAACTGCTGCAGTTCCGGATGATCCTCGACGGCTCGGCCCACCTGCTCGCGGCCGAGCTGCGCACCGACGACGACCTGACCGGCCTGGACGCGGCGCTGGAGTCGATGCGCGAAGGCGTTTCCCGCGGCTACGCCGAGTTCAGCCGCGCCGACGTCGCGTTCCACGAAGTGATCGCGCGCATCTCCCGCAATCCCCTGCTGGTGGTCAGCGAAGAAGTCGTGCGCGGGGTCGTGCTGGAGCTGATCGAGGACAAGCTGGAGCACGCCAGCAACCGGACGTCGCTGATGCGCACGTGGCTCGCGCACCACGCCGAAGTGCTCGACGCGATCCGCTCGGCCGACGGCGCCGGCGCGGCCCACCTGGCCAAGCAGGCGTTGTACGACAACTACGCCGAATACGTCCCCGCCGAGCAGCGGCCCCTCCTCGCACCGCTGCTGCGGCCCTAA
- a CDS encoding patatin-like phospholipase family protein yields MDAAKRDGVGLALSGGGYRAMLFHAGALWRLNELGWLPKLTTVSSVSGGSIAAGVLAHAWHKLYFGEDGVAENFGKEVVQPIRKLARTNLDVPVTLKAMCIPWRSAGEELARRYAKHLFGDCRLADLDPAGPNFVFTATSLQDGSLWWFFRQPGPHGQVPLATAVAASSAFPPMLSPVVIPDPHQPDRKIVLSDAGVYDNLGLDPIENQRATVLVSDAGKKMKHEANPKRNWPMQLLRVLTVMDNQVRELRTGSLLKSFEDKTYAGTYWATYSDIANFELPDALPAPVAHTRRLAETKTRLTSMSEKIQDQLINWGYAVCDAGMRRWVCPETTVRPGFPYPGSGVG; encoded by the coding sequence GTGGACGCGGCGAAACGGGACGGTGTCGGGCTCGCGCTCTCCGGTGGCGGCTACCGGGCCATGCTCTTCCACGCGGGCGCCCTGTGGCGGCTCAACGAACTCGGCTGGCTGCCGAAGCTGACCACCGTCTCGAGCGTCTCCGGCGGGTCGATCGCGGCCGGGGTGCTCGCGCACGCGTGGCACAAGCTGTACTTCGGCGAAGACGGTGTCGCCGAGAACTTCGGCAAGGAGGTCGTGCAGCCGATCCGGAAGCTGGCCCGCACGAACCTCGACGTCCCGGTGACGCTCAAGGCCATGTGCATCCCGTGGCGCAGCGCGGGTGAGGAGCTCGCCCGCCGCTACGCGAAACACCTCTTCGGCGACTGCCGTCTCGCGGACCTCGACCCGGCCGGACCCAACTTCGTGTTCACCGCGACCAGCCTGCAGGACGGCTCGCTGTGGTGGTTCTTCCGCCAGCCGGGCCCGCACGGGCAGGTCCCGCTGGCGACCGCGGTCGCCGCGTCGTCGGCCTTCCCGCCGATGCTCTCACCGGTCGTGATCCCCGACCCGCACCAGCCGGACCGCAAGATCGTGCTGAGCGACGCCGGCGTGTACGACAACCTGGGCCTCGACCCGATCGAAAACCAGCGCGCGACCGTCCTGGTCAGCGACGCCGGCAAGAAGATGAAGCACGAGGCGAACCCGAAGCGGAACTGGCCGATGCAGCTGCTGCGCGTGCTGACCGTGATGGACAACCAGGTCCGCGAGCTGCGCACCGGCTCGCTGCTGAAGAGCTTCGAGGACAAGACGTACGCCGGAACCTACTGGGCGACCTACAGCGACATCGCGAACTTCGAGCTGCCGGACGCCCTGCCCGCGCCCGTGGCGCACACCCGGCGGCTGGCCGAGACGAAGACCCGGCTGACCAGCATGTCCGAGAAGATCCAGGACCAGCTGATCAACTGGGGCTACGCCGTCTGCGACGCCGGCATGCGCCGCTGGGTGTGCCCGGAAACCACGGTGCGGCCCGGATTCCCGTACCCGGGCTCAGGCGTTGGCTAG
- a CDS encoding class F sortase: MTKQFRRGGRVFAAALALSFALAGCGSSTPQAAAPSSSAPAPPPVTKPFAGLRPTQLNIPKIGAQSSLVSVLPKADGGISVPSVHTPMQAAWYKMSPVPGETGPSIVLGHVDGDKKPGIFFKLKDLVPGDEVDVDRSDGKKLKFVVDHVEQVPKDTFPRDAVYGNTDKPQLRLITCGGAFDHAEHSYKDNIVVYANLANA; this comes from the coding sequence ATGACCAAGCAGTTCCGCCGCGGCGGCCGCGTGTTCGCGGCCGCCCTGGCGCTGTCCTTCGCGCTGGCCGGCTGCGGGAGCTCCACCCCGCAGGCGGCGGCCCCGTCCTCGTCCGCGCCGGCTCCGCCGCCGGTGACCAAGCCGTTCGCCGGCCTGCGCCCGACGCAGCTGAACATCCCGAAGATCGGGGCGCAGTCATCGCTGGTCTCGGTGCTGCCGAAGGCCGACGGTGGGATCTCGGTCCCGTCGGTGCACACGCCGATGCAGGCGGCCTGGTACAAGATGTCGCCGGTGCCGGGCGAGACCGGTCCGTCGATCGTGCTCGGGCACGTCGACGGCGACAAGAAGCCCGGGATCTTCTTCAAGCTCAAGGATCTCGTGCCGGGCGACGAGGTGGACGTCGACCGCAGCGACGGCAAGAAGCTGAAGTTCGTCGTCGACCACGTGGAACAGGTCCCCAAGGACACGTTCCCGCGCGACGCGGTCTACGGCAACACCGACAAGCCGCAGCTGCGGCTGATCACCTGCGGTGGCGCGTTCGACCACGCCGAGCACAGCTACAAGGACAACATCGTCGTGTACGCGAACCTAGCCAACGCCTGA
- a CDS encoding class F sortase, with translation MTVRRVGAALALVLTLAACGTSEPPKAAAPASVPSSVPVTKPFKGLRPTSVKIPKIGAESSLLAVAVKPDGTISVPSVHTPMQAAWYKLSPVPGDVGPAIVLGHVDGDKQPGIFFKLKDLVPGDEVDIDRSDGRQLKFVVDRVTQVPKDTFPRDAVYGNSTKPELRLITCGGAFDHAEHSYKDNIVVYANLA, from the coding sequence GTGACCGTCCGCCGGGTGGGCGCCGCGCTCGCCCTGGTGCTGACGCTGGCCGCGTGCGGCACCAGCGAGCCGCCGAAGGCCGCGGCGCCGGCGTCCGTCCCGTCGTCGGTTCCGGTCACCAAGCCGTTCAAGGGACTCCGGCCGACGTCGGTGAAAATCCCCAAGATCGGCGCGGAGTCCAGCCTCCTGGCCGTCGCGGTCAAACCGGACGGCACGATTTCCGTTCCTTCGGTGCACACGCCGATGCAGGCGGCCTGGTACAAACTTTCGCCGGTGCCCGGTGACGTCGGCCCGGCGATCGTGCTCGGGCACGTCGACGGCGACAAGCAGCCCGGAATCTTCTTCAAGCTGAAGGATCTCGTGCCCGGCGACGAAGTGGACATCGACCGCAGCGACGGGCGGCAGCTCAAATTCGTCGTCGACCGCGTCACGCAGGTCCCGAAGGACACGTTCCCGCGCGATGCCGTCTACGGCAACAGCACCAAGCCCGAACTGCGGCTGATCACGTGCGGTGGCGCCTTCGACCACGCTGAGCACAGTTACAAGGACAACATCGTCGTATACGCGAACCTGGCCTGA
- a CDS encoding trans-sulfuration enzyme family protein — protein MDDWTPRTKAIAAGRPHGPGEPLNTPLVATSTYEAGGDFTYARSDGTPTWVALEEVVGALEGGHATAFASGVATLSAVLDLLPVGSRVVVPTFSYAVTRGVLAHAQKLGKLAVTELEPADTEAWVAEAATSDLVWLESPTNPTLDLMDIATIAAAARGRVVVDNTFATPLQQRPLDLGADVVVHSATKLIGGHSDLLLGITVAKDPAVAAELRGARTRVGSTPGALEAWLALRGLRTMPVRLAEQSRTAALLAERLAGHAAVRLVRYPGFGMMVSFELADAETADRFCAAVRLIRPATSLGGVESLVERRAWLAGEERVPPGLIRFSVGLEDPEDLWRDLVAALPE, from the coding sequence ATGGACGACTGGACGCCCCGCACCAAGGCCATCGCCGCCGGCCGCCCGCACGGGCCCGGCGAGCCGCTGAACACGCCGCTCGTCGCCACCAGCACCTACGAGGCCGGTGGCGATTTCACGTACGCGCGCAGTGACGGCACGCCGACGTGGGTCGCGCTCGAGGAGGTCGTCGGCGCACTGGAAGGCGGGCACGCGACGGCGTTCGCGTCCGGCGTCGCCACGCTGTCGGCCGTGCTCGACCTGCTGCCGGTCGGGTCGCGGGTGGTCGTGCCGACCTTCAGCTACGCCGTGACGCGCGGGGTGCTGGCCCACGCGCAGAAGCTCGGCAAGCTCGCCGTCACCGAGCTGGAGCCGGCCGACACCGAGGCCTGGGTGGCCGAGGCCGCGACGTCCGACCTGGTCTGGCTCGAGTCGCCGACCAACCCGACGCTCGACCTGATGGACATCGCGACGATCGCCGCCGCCGCGCGCGGCCGGGTCGTCGTCGACAACACGTTCGCGACGCCGTTGCAGCAGCGGCCCCTCGACCTGGGCGCCGATGTCGTCGTGCACAGCGCGACGAAGCTGATCGGCGGGCACAGCGACCTGCTGCTGGGCATCACGGTGGCCAAGGACCCGGCGGTCGCGGCCGAGCTGCGCGGCGCCCGTACCCGCGTCGGCTCGACGCCGGGCGCTCTCGAAGCCTGGCTCGCGCTGCGCGGGCTGCGGACGATGCCGGTGCGGCTCGCCGAGCAGTCCCGCACCGCCGCGCTGCTGGCCGAGCGGCTCGCCGGGCACGCCGCCGTCCGGCTGGTGCGCTACCCGGGTTTCGGGATGATGGTCTCCTTCGAGCTGGCCGACGCCGAGACGGCGGACCGGTTCTGCGCGGCGGTCCGGCTGATCCGCCCGGCGACGAGCCTCGGCGGCGTCGAAAGCCTGGTCGAACGGCGGGCCTGGCTCGCCGGCGAGGAACGGGTCCCGCCGGGCCTGATCCGCTTCAGCGTCGGCCTCGAAGACCCGGAGGACCTGTGGCGCGACCTGGTGGCCGCGCTGCCGGAGTAA